The following are from one region of the Azospirillum thermophilum genome:
- a CDS encoding IS4 family transposase: MYAREPDQPENRPRIDWKIATDLPVTDTASAVEKLRWYAMRWRVEEFHKIMKSGCKVEAARLRTAERLVKLIAVLCIVGWRVFWLRMMNRVVPDAEPGVALTGIETAVLDRVVPDRGSNQPRIRDLASYVRKIARLGGWLARAGDPPPGDRVLWRGMTRLTDIVLGATLTLDDVGN; encoded by the coding sequence TTGTACGCCCGGGAACCAGATCAACCCGAGAACCGCCCACGCATCGACTGGAAGATTGCCACCGACCTGCCAGTCACCGACACCGCCTCTGCTGTGGAGAAGCTGCGCTGGTACGCTATGCGGTGGCGCGTGGAGGAATTCCACAAGATTATGAAGTCGGGGTGCAAAGTGGAGGCAGCGCGGCTCCGGACGGCTGAGCGCCTGGTGAAGCTGATTGCTGTCCTGTGCATCGTGGGCTGGCGCGTCTTCTGGTTGCGGATGATGAACCGGGTGGTGCCGGATGCCGAACCGGGTGTCGCCTTGACCGGAATCGAAACCGCGGTCCTCGATCGCGTGGTTCCCGACCGCGGCTCCAACCAGCCCCGTATTCGAGATTTGGCCAGCTACGTGCGGAAGATCGCAAGGCTCGGCGGCTGGCTCGCCCGCGCGGGGGACCCGCCACCCGGCGACAGGGTCCTATGGCGCGGCATGACGCGCCTGACCGATATCGTTCTCGGCGCCACCCTCACTCTCGACGATGTGGGTAATTAG